From one Streptomyces sp. NBC_01478 genomic stretch:
- a CDS encoding helix-turn-helix domain-containing protein, giving the protein MDAHLRGAPLPVRQFASELRRLRIAKGNLQIKTIAARAQCSPSTVSEALSGHRLPGEMVTRRLVAVLGGDWSQWQALWREARTELDTLKREGPEAPVEALRAEMVRYPDPTSFYRAIADRVRTARREIRLTYVRLHPPGHWGAAEVAEYFSTVLEWARDHSGAGASVRRIIGVPERNGAPRADYLQWLREHQEETTDIYSYEARVMPWTASCAWHNTGLVDDSVTFLSFSGAGRQQLTGFSVEGSAFLTYFADSFDQAWGALEPLEAYVARHCR; this is encoded by the coding sequence ATGGACGCCCACCTGCGCGGCGCGCCGTTACCCGTGCGGCAGTTCGCGTCGGAGCTGCGCCGGTTGCGTATCGCCAAGGGGAACCTTCAGATCAAGACGATCGCCGCGCGGGCGCAGTGCAGTCCGTCGACGGTCTCCGAGGCCCTCAGCGGGCATCGGCTGCCCGGCGAGATGGTCACCCGCCGCCTGGTCGCCGTACTGGGCGGGGACTGGAGCCAGTGGCAGGCGCTGTGGCGTGAGGCCAGGACGGAACTGGACACGCTCAAGCGGGAGGGGCCCGAGGCGCCGGTGGAAGCGCTGCGGGCCGAGATGGTGCGCTACCCGGACCCGACCTCCTTCTACCGCGCCATCGCCGACCGGGTCCGGACGGCTCGCCGCGAGATCCGGCTCACCTACGTGCGGCTCCACCCGCCCGGTCACTGGGGAGCGGCGGAAGTGGCGGAGTACTTCAGCACGGTGCTGGAGTGGGCCAGGGACCACTCCGGTGCGGGTGCCAGTGTCCGGCGCATCATCGGTGTTCCCGAGCGCAACGGAGCGCCCCGGGCGGACTACTTGCAATGGCTGCGCGAACACCAGGAGGAAACGACGGACATCTACTCCTACGAGGCGCGCGTCATGCCCTGGACCGCCTCCTGCGCCTGGCACAACACCGGCCTCGTGGACGACTCCGTCACTTTTCTGTCCTTCTCCGGTGCCGGCCGTCAACAACTGACGGGATTCAGCGTGGAGGGGTCGGCCTTCCTGACGTACTTCGCGGACAGCTTCGACCAGGCGTGGGGCGCGCTGGAGCCGCTGGAGGCGTATGTGGCACGCCACTGCCGTTGA
- a CDS encoding acetyl-CoA synthetase: MSATGSSTSPGSCAAGHAEVTVSPGDAVVQRLCVRPGTVVSLVLRPRPDDKRWTAVRSSAPALLLASGWRVDADGTAHASLRCAGTRGGTADVTASAKAPDVAGAARVAFTLHVSVVPYTTQG; encoded by the coding sequence GTGTCGGCCACCGGCTCCTCCACTTCGCCGGGGAGCTGTGCCGCCGGGCACGCGGAGGTCACCGTCAGTCCCGGTGACGCGGTCGTACAGCGGCTCTGTGTGCGGCCCGGGACCGTGGTGTCGCTCGTCCTGCGGCCTCGCCCGGACGACAAGCGGTGGACGGCCGTGCGGAGTTCCGCGCCGGCTCTCCTCCTGGCGTCCGGATGGCGGGTGGACGCGGACGGTACGGCCCACGCCTCGCTGCGGTGTGCGGGGACGAGGGGCGGTACGGCGGACGTCACCGCGTCGGCGAAGGCGCCGGATGTGGCGGGTGCGGCGCGGGTCGCCTTCACGCTGCACGTGAGTGTGGTGCCGTACACGACGCAGGGGTGA
- a CDS encoding protein kinase domain-containing protein, with protein sequence MTPLNTGDPESIGGYTLLGRLGAGGMGVVYLGVSPSGRQVAVKVVRGPYAQEEEFRTRFRQEIEAARRVSGAFTAPVVDADPDAGQPWMATLYVPGLNLAEVVRKDGPLSLRELRALGLGLTEALRDIRRAGLVHRDLKPGNVLMTEDGPRVIDFGISRASEHQSLTTTGRMIGTPPFMSPEQVSSPRDVTPASDVFSLGSLLVFAAVGTGPFDADSPYITGYQVVFGTPDLDGVPEALLGIVERCLDKDPAARPELTDIHRMLQALPESDAIGSPRTGPSAKPLRDSMSRSAPATPAATPADATTGIGTGGRRRARTLLTGLGAVLAVTGLCVGVGVFVSDSDTATTAATTATATARAAALPANWRPWQTRLRYDVKGIPLDYDGPGCVAEGSALFCGGTGFTAARIDAASGRIRWRTGTRPQGAQPIGVRDGLVYVYEDPDDNTRRVVAVDATTGQRRWQRDINKSEDPVLYDGGLLTMSPDYSSFVAYGPSGKELWQAPSLDEYCTPSALGGVPYALCSQGNEPGQAPVELMTLGPDSLAETATLPRKAEALGAVGGQPLFLAPQTAKDVYEAGYERPYNALLRVTPETGQVRRIPLARPLTGAATLVDGVVYFVRSDGTVTAVSADSGKRLWQRTTDVESLSAPAVSATYKRVYFSNRFGRLLALDSRTGAEVWSTSALDDPGDKVQSYPPRVLLVKDAIVATAGDTAFSRSPAGPT encoded by the coding sequence ATGACGCCCCTGAACACCGGGGACCCGGAGTCCATAGGCGGCTACACCCTTCTCGGTCGGCTCGGGGCGGGCGGCATGGGGGTCGTCTATCTGGGAGTCTCCCCCTCGGGACGGCAGGTCGCGGTCAAGGTCGTGCGCGGGCCGTATGCCCAGGAGGAGGAGTTCCGGACGCGCTTCCGGCAGGAGATCGAGGCGGCGCGCAGAGTGAGCGGCGCCTTCACCGCGCCTGTCGTGGACGCCGACCCGGACGCCGGCCAGCCGTGGATGGCGACGCTCTACGTGCCGGGGCTCAACCTCGCCGAAGTCGTGCGGAAGGACGGCCCGTTGAGCCTGCGGGAACTGCGCGCGCTGGGGCTGGGGCTCACCGAGGCGCTGCGCGACATCCGGCGGGCGGGCCTGGTGCACCGGGACCTCAAACCGGGCAACGTCCTGATGACCGAGGACGGGCCGCGCGTCATCGACTTCGGCATATCGCGGGCTTCCGAGCACCAGAGCCTCACCACGACCGGGCGGATGATCGGCACTCCGCCCTTCATGTCACCGGAGCAGGTGTCCTCTCCCCGGGACGTCACCCCGGCCTCGGACGTGTTCTCGCTGGGGTCGCTGCTGGTGTTCGCGGCCGTCGGCACGGGACCGTTCGACGCCGACAGCCCGTACATCACCGGCTATCAGGTGGTGTTCGGGACCCCTGACCTCGACGGCGTGCCCGAAGCGCTCCTCGGCATCGTCGAGCGCTGCCTGGACAAGGACCCGGCCGCACGGCCGGAACTGACGGACATTCACCGCATGCTCCAGGCGCTGCCGGAATCGGACGCCATCGGGTCCCCGAGGACCGGGCCGTCCGCGAAACCCCTGCGCGACTCCATGTCCCGGAGCGCACCCGCCACCCCGGCCGCAACCCCCGCGGACGCCACGACCGGCATCGGTACCGGCGGGCGACGCCGGGCCCGGACACTGCTCACCGGCCTCGGTGCGGTGCTGGCCGTCACGGGGCTGTGCGTCGGAGTGGGGGTCTTCGTGTCCGACTCGGACACCGCCACCACCGCTGCCACCACCGCCACCGCCACCGCCCGGGCCGCGGCACTGCCCGCCAACTGGCGGCCGTGGCAGACGCGGTTGCGGTACGACGTGAAAGGCATCCCGCTCGACTACGACGGCCCCGGATGCGTGGCGGAGGGAAGCGCCCTGTTCTGCGGCGGTACGGGTTTCACGGCCGCCCGGATCGACGCGGCCTCCGGCCGCATCCGGTGGCGGACCGGCACCCGCCCGCAGGGGGCGCAACCGATCGGCGTCCGCGACGGGCTGGTCTACGTGTACGAGGATCCGGACGACAACACCAGGCGCGTGGTGGCTGTCGACGCCACGACCGGACAGCGGCGGTGGCAACGCGACATCAACAAGTCCGAGGACCCGGTCCTGTACGACGGCGGACTGCTGACCATGTCTCCCGACTACTCGTCGTTCGTGGCCTACGGGCCGTCCGGCAAGGAACTGTGGCAGGCGCCCTCGCTGGACGAGTACTGCACTCCGTCGGCGCTGGGAGGCGTCCCCTACGCCCTGTGCTCGCAGGGCAACGAGCCAGGCCAGGCCCCGGTCGAGCTGATGACGCTCGGACCCGACAGCCTGGCCGAGACGGCCACGCTGCCCAGGAAGGCGGAAGCGCTCGGCGCCGTCGGCGGGCAGCCCCTGTTCCTCGCCCCCCAGACCGCGAAGGACGTGTACGAAGCGGGGTACGAACGGCCGTACAACGCGCTGTTGCGGGTGACCCCGGAGACCGGGCAGGTCAGACGGATACCGCTGGCGCGTCCGCTGACCGGCGCGGCCACTCTCGTGGACGGCGTCGTGTACTTCGTCCGGTCCGACGGGACGGTCACCGCGGTGTCGGCGGACAGCGGCAAGCGGCTCTGGCAGCGGACGACGGACGTGGAGAGTCTGTCCGCGCCCGCGGTGTCGGCGACGTACAAAAGGGTCTATTTCTCCAACCGATTCGGCCGTCTGCTGGCGCTGGACAGCCGTACCGGGGCGGAGGTCTGGAGCACCTCCGCGCTGGACGACCCCGGGGACAAGGTGCAGAGCTATCCGCCGCGCGTGCTGCTCGTCAAGGACGCGATCGTGGCGACGGCCGGCGACACGGCCTTCTCCCGGAGCCCTGCCGGGCCCACCTGA
- a CDS encoding glycoside hydrolase family 2 TIM barrel-domain containing protein, translated as MIRSSFNDNWQTRSKVNPFAELSGTKAPFRPVTLPHDAMIERERSAPGGEVTMEGGAGAYFPGGTYEYRKTFTVPEEHRGKRILFEFEGVYRDAVVYINGDYAGQRPFGYSHFHIDAGRFLRFGEDGDNEIRVEARTHRDSRWYTGAGIYRDTWMLVGELVRIAPDGVRVTTPDIDAERAVVEVATRVENDSIAIRTVDVVTEIRDGGGSVVGSDVSKVTVLPGEPATVRQRLYVRAPLLWSTDTPALYTATVTLKGLDGESVTFGIRSLRLDPEHGLRINGGTVKLRGACVHHDNGVLGAATFARAEERRVQLLKDAGFNALRMSHHPMSKAMLDACDRLGMLVVDEAFDVWTSGKSEFDYSLDFPEWWERDIEAMVAKDINHPSVIMYSIGNEIPETGTPSGAARGRQLAEKVRSLDPTRYVTNAVNGMLAVMSELTAMRENAPADGAGINTLMADAGDMMNAISASALVTEKTAESFAVLDVAGMNYAEARYALDRDLFPHRIILGTETFPTRIDGNWRLVEQLGHVIGDFTWTGWDYLGEVGIGRPQYLTPDAPRPSHTAPYPHLLAGCGDLDITGHRRPASYYREIVFGLRTEPYIAVRRPEHHGRTWAGTPWAWSDTVPSWTWPGCTGEPITIEVYGDADEVELLVNGGSLGRRPVGRGHRFRTEFETSYEPGELLAVAYRDGAETGRTVLRSATGPVRLRAEADRPVITANGGDLAYVTLTLTDPDGTLHPAADRPVRLEVTGAGVLLGFGSADPSTEERFDATERRTYEGRALAVLRPTGPGKIHLLATAPECDPVDVVVTVEQRPAGQHVHLP; from the coding sequence ATGATCCGCTCGTCCTTCAACGACAACTGGCAGACGCGGTCCAAGGTCAATCCCTTCGCCGAACTGTCCGGTACGAAAGCGCCGTTCAGGCCGGTGACGCTGCCGCACGACGCGATGATCGAGCGGGAGCGCTCCGCGCCCGGCGGCGAGGTCACGATGGAGGGGGGCGCCGGGGCGTACTTCCCGGGCGGGACCTACGAGTACCGCAAGACGTTCACCGTTCCCGAGGAACACCGGGGCAAGCGGATCCTCTTCGAGTTCGAGGGCGTGTACCGCGATGCCGTCGTGTACATCAATGGGGACTACGCCGGCCAACGGCCCTTCGGCTACTCGCACTTCCACATCGACGCCGGCCGTTTCCTGCGTTTCGGCGAGGACGGGGACAACGAGATCCGCGTCGAGGCCCGCACCCACCGCGACTCCCGCTGGTACACCGGCGCGGGCATCTACCGCGACACGTGGATGCTCGTCGGCGAGCTGGTGCGGATCGCGCCCGACGGGGTCCGTGTCACCACCCCGGACATCGACGCGGAACGGGCGGTGGTCGAGGTCGCGACGCGGGTCGAGAACGACTCGATCGCGATCCGTACGGTCGATGTCGTCACCGAGATCCGTGACGGCGGCGGGAGTGTCGTCGGGAGCGACGTCTCGAAGGTCACGGTGCTGCCGGGCGAGCCCGCGACGGTACGCCAACGCCTGTACGTCCGGGCTCCGTTGCTGTGGAGCACGGACACACCCGCCCTGTACACCGCCACCGTGACCCTGAAGGGCCTGGACGGCGAGAGCGTCACCTTCGGCATCCGTTCCCTGCGCCTGGACCCCGAGCACGGGCTGCGGATCAACGGCGGGACGGTCAAGCTGCGCGGCGCGTGTGTCCACCACGACAACGGAGTTCTGGGCGCCGCCACCTTCGCCCGCGCCGAAGAGCGGCGGGTCCAGCTCCTCAAGGACGCCGGGTTCAACGCGCTCCGCATGTCCCATCACCCCATGAGCAAGGCGATGTTGGACGCGTGCGACCGCCTCGGCATGCTCGTCGTCGACGAAGCCTTCGACGTGTGGACGTCCGGCAAGAGCGAGTTCGACTACAGCCTGGACTTCCCCGAGTGGTGGGAGCGCGACATCGAGGCGATGGTCGCCAAGGACATCAACCACCCCAGCGTCATCATGTACTCGATCGGCAACGAGATCCCCGAGACCGGCACCCCCTCCGGCGCCGCGCGGGGACGCCAACTCGCCGAGAAAGTGCGCTCGTTGGACCCCACGCGCTACGTCACCAACGCGGTGAACGGCATGCTCGCCGTCATGTCCGAGCTGACGGCGATGCGAGAGAACGCGCCGGCGGACGGCGCCGGCATCAACACCCTCATGGCCGACGCGGGCGACATGATGAACGCGATCAGCGCCTCCGCCCTCGTGACCGAGAAGACGGCCGAGTCCTTCGCCGTGCTCGACGTCGCCGGCATGAACTACGCCGAAGCCCGCTACGCCCTGGACCGCGACCTGTTCCCCCACCGCATCATCCTCGGCACCGAGACCTTCCCCACCCGCATCGACGGCAACTGGCGCCTGGTCGAGCAACTCGGCCATGTCATCGGCGACTTCACCTGGACCGGCTGGGACTACCTCGGCGAGGTCGGCATCGGCCGCCCCCAGTACCTCACCCCCGATGCCCCCCGCCCCTCGCACACCGCGCCCTACCCCCACCTCCTCGCGGGCTGCGGCGACCTCGACATCACCGGTCACCGCCGGCCCGCCTCCTACTACCGCGAGATCGTCTTCGGCCTGCGCACCGAGCCCTACATCGCGGTCCGCCGACCCGAGCACCACGGCAGGACCTGGGCGGGAACGCCGTGGGCATGGAGCGACACCGTCCCCTCCTGGACCTGGCCCGGCTGCACGGGCGAACCGATCACGATCGAGGTCTACGGCGACGCCGACGAGGTCGAACTCCTCGTGAACGGAGGCTCGTTGGGGCGCCGGCCGGTGGGCAGGGGGCACCGCTTCCGCACCGAGTTCGAGACGTCGTACGAGCCCGGCGAACTCCTCGCCGTCGCCTACCGCGACGGCGCCGAAACCGGTCGTACCGTCCTGCGTTCCGCCACCGGCCCGGTGCGACTGCGCGCCGAGGCCGACCGCCCGGTCATCACGGCGAACGGCGGCGACCTCGCGTACGTCACCCTCACCCTGACGGACCCGGACGGCACCCTCCACCCCGCCGCGGACCGCCCGGTGCGCCTCGAAGTCACCGGCGCGGGCGTCCTGTTGGGCTTCGGCAGCGCGGACCCGTCCACCGAGGAACGCTTCGACGCGACCGAACGCCGTACCTACGAGGGCCGCGCCCTCGCCGTCCTCCGCCCGACCGGCCCCGGCAAGATCCACCTCCTCGCCACCGCACCCGAATGCGACCCGGTCGACGTCGTGGTCACCGTCGAGCAGCGGCCTGCCGGACAGCACGTGCACCTACCCTGA
- a CDS encoding FG-GAP-like repeat-containing protein, giving the protein MTILAVGAGLLPWAGVGSAAADSAVMPSVTLKGELGPQTKTAAPISADASGFLSYGEQFTWERLDGTYVNGLPKPLQLGYLWGVNGRFGLEQVGTTRTYRIRNYDTGKTVQFDLPASDKATTVFTGNRLMTLRNTHGTWSLHLLEIPAAGGTPVDHQVSGVPDPLPGTVSRALVDSRGAAIDFGGTTGFHALLDFATARLTVVPEEGASATQVASLSATRVLYSSYTDGHEYLVDRDHPDAPPTLLKVDSSVSLKLVGDWAVYPGADGRILAQPAAGGPVRTLLPQSDMQPVMGADGAVYVAGGSGTDDWAVRRISLGADGTPAVGVLVPLPRQTVYDVGGIAVDQGQLRAGTLHVPSGVSRATTYLSGSSLSLTAGGTLNATPPRNVGDLGWHPPDGEPAYDSQCTGECLRLAGTGEGDVVRSTAERWVPTLSASGSYSIQRPDSRFQYVLDGTRELSHTDHWHAASLWGNQLWSAGSRSGTVSAVSLPSMKALGSAVSVGAPCTPEEIQVVGRWIYWSCGPNGKAGVYDRTTKHVITVPSGYAELADGYLVSQNTAAAELEITYFPGAVPAARVGTSALAPLKDQVGASADRRGRFWAVDRFGGPVAYLTDAGDVTVKWPQVATSSLAVIATDSPAGVDLRADGSRYTGVWHLSRPAASWKLTIADGSGKTVRTLTGGRANGRISATWDGTGTDGGKVPTGTYRWKLTALPADHAGKLVTATGSLAVWSSVARRHDFGKDGVGDVVTMDTAGRLAIQPGDGRGGIDSAHKALAGGWPRGSSPVPFGDMNGDGCADLLIRDSAGALTRYDGGCGTAISPKSAHVLLGTGFNAYNVLTSPGDLTGDGRADLLARDAAGVLWTFPGTATGGLGTRVKVVANQQIHQRLVGAGDLDGDGIGDVIAQDKAGVLWRLLGTGGSGLAPRTRLSSGFAAYNMLAVPGDLTGDGRPDLVARDTAGRLWRLNGTSAGSFAARTRIATNWQSYLYVT; this is encoded by the coding sequence GTGACAATCCTGGCGGTCGGGGCGGGGCTGCTGCCGTGGGCGGGAGTGGGGTCCGCGGCCGCGGACAGCGCGGTGATGCCGTCGGTCACCCTCAAGGGCGAGTTGGGGCCGCAGACGAAGACGGCGGCCCCGATCAGCGCCGACGCTTCCGGCTTCCTGTCCTACGGGGAGCAATTCACCTGGGAGCGGCTGGACGGCACGTACGTGAACGGCCTGCCCAAGCCCCTCCAACTCGGCTACCTGTGGGGCGTCAACGGCCGCTTCGGCCTGGAGCAGGTCGGCACCACCCGCACCTACCGGATCCGGAACTACGACACCGGCAAGACCGTGCAGTTCGACCTGCCGGCCAGTGACAAGGCCACGACGGTGTTCACCGGGAACCGCCTGATGACGCTGCGGAACACGCACGGCACATGGTCGCTGCACCTGTTGGAGATCCCCGCGGCAGGCGGCACGCCGGTCGACCACCAGGTGTCCGGCGTCCCGGACCCCTTGCCGGGAACCGTCAGCAGAGCGCTGGTGGACTCCCGCGGAGCCGCCATCGACTTCGGAGGCACCACCGGCTTCCACGCGCTGCTGGACTTCGCGACCGCCCGCCTGACCGTGGTGCCCGAGGAGGGCGCCTCCGCGACGCAGGTGGCGTCGCTCAGCGCCACCAGGGTTCTCTACTCCTCGTACACCGACGGTCACGAGTACCTCGTCGACCGCGACCATCCGGACGCGCCCCCGACTCTCCTCAAGGTGGATTCCTCGGTCAGCCTGAAGTTGGTGGGCGACTGGGCGGTCTACCCCGGTGCCGACGGCCGGATCCTGGCCCAGCCCGCCGCCGGCGGCCCGGTCCGCACCCTGCTTCCGCAGTCCGACATGCAGCCCGTCATGGGGGCGGACGGCGCCGTCTACGTCGCGGGCGGCTCGGGCACGGACGACTGGGCGGTCCGGCGCATCTCGCTCGGCGCCGACGGGACCCCGGCCGTCGGCGTCCTCGTACCGCTGCCCCGGCAGACGGTGTACGACGTCGGCGGCATCGCGGTCGACCAGGGACAACTGCGGGCCGGCACGCTGCACGTACCGAGCGGTGTCTCCCGCGCGACCACGTATCTCTCCGGCTCCTCCCTGTCGCTGACCGCGGGAGGCACGCTCAACGCCACGCCCCCGCGGAACGTCGGCGACCTCGGGTGGCACCCGCCGGACGGCGAGCCCGCTTACGACTCGCAGTGCACCGGGGAGTGCCTGCGGCTGGCCGGCACCGGGGAGGGCGACGTCGTCCGGTCCACCGCGGAACGCTGGGTGCCCACGCTGTCGGCATCCGGCAGCTACAGCATTCAGCGCCCCGACTCACGGTTCCAGTACGTCCTCGACGGAACCAGGGAACTGAGCCACACCGACCACTGGCACGCCGCCTCCCTGTGGGGCAACCAGCTATGGAGCGCGGGCAGCAGGAGCGGCACCGTCTCCGCGGTGTCCCTGCCGTCGATGAAGGCACTCGGCTCCGCGGTGTCCGTGGGCGCCCCCTGCACACCCGAGGAGATCCAGGTGGTGGGCCGGTGGATCTACTGGTCCTGCGGTCCCAACGGGAAAGCCGGGGTCTACGACCGCACCACGAAACACGTGATCACGGTGCCGTCCGGCTACGCGGAACTGGCCGACGGCTACCTCGTCAGCCAGAACACGGCGGCGGCGGAGCTGGAGATCACCTACTTCCCCGGCGCGGTTCCCGCCGCTCGCGTGGGCACCAGCGCACTGGCCCCGCTGAAGGACCAGGTGGGCGCCTCCGCCGACCGGCGTGGGCGGTTCTGGGCCGTGGACCGGTTCGGCGGCCCCGTCGCCTACCTCACCGACGCGGGAGACGTGACGGTCAAGTGGCCGCAGGTCGCCACCTCTTCCCTTGCCGTCATCGCCACCGACAGCCCCGCCGGCGTGGATCTGCGTGCGGACGGCAGTCGGTACACGGGGGTGTGGCACCTGTCGAGGCCGGCGGCGAGCTGGAAGCTGACGATCGCCGACGGCAGCGGGAAGACCGTCCGTACCCTCACCGGCGGCCGGGCCAACGGCAGGATCTCCGCGACGTGGGACGGCACCGGCACCGACGGCGGGAAGGTCCCCACGGGCACCTACCGCTGGAAGCTGACCGCGCTGCCCGCCGACCACGCGGGCAAGCTCGTGACCGCGACGGGTTCGCTGGCGGTGTGGTCGTCGGTCGCGCGGCGCCACGACTTCGGCAAGGACGGTGTCGGCGACGTCGTGACGATGGACACCGCCGGACGGCTGGCGATCCAGCCCGGTGACGGCCGCGGCGGGATCGACTCGGCGCACAAGGCGCTGGCGGGCGGCTGGCCGAGGGGCTCCTCCCCGGTCCCCTTCGGCGACATGAACGGCGACGGCTGCGCCGACCTGCTGATCCGCGACTCCGCCGGCGCGCTGACGCGTTACGACGGCGGCTGCGGTACGGCGATCTCCCCGAAGTCCGCGCACGTCCTGCTCGGCACCGGTTTCAACGCCTACAACGTCCTGACCTCGCCGGGCGACCTGACCGGCGACGGCCGCGCCGACCTGCTGGCACGCGACGCGGCAGGCGTCCTGTGGACCTTCCCCGGCACCGCGACGGGCGGCCTCGGCACCCGCGTCAAGGTCGTCGCAAACCAGCAGATCCATCAGCGGCTGGTGGGCGCAGGCGACCTCGATGGTGACGGCATCGGCGATGTGATCGCTCAGGACAAGGCCGGCGTCCTCTGGCGGCTCCTCGGCACCGGCGGGTCCGGCCTCGCCCCCCGCACCAGACTCTCCTCGGGCTTCGCCGCGTACAACATGCTCGCCGTCCCCGGCGACCTCACCGGCGACGGCCGCCCCGACCTGGTCGCCCGCGACACCGCCGGCCGGCTGTGGCGGCTGAACGGCACGAGCGCGGGTTCCTTCGCGGCCCGTACGCGGATCGCCACGAACTGGCAGAGCTACCTGTACGTGACCTGA
- a CDS encoding LacI family DNA-binding transcriptional regulator, giving the protein MGATGRKRVTAADVARSLGLSRATVGFVLNDTPGQTIPESTRGRVLAEAARMGYRPHRAAQTLRRGSSKVILFVLPDWAGGLTLRQHLDEAALALDEAGYSLVTCARYAAGRARPLWELLTPDVVLGFSPFDADELASMRACGVTRIVPAPEHPTTLDDWPALTAGTALQIEHLHEQGHRRIAFAAPADAHTSLLDHRVHTARRTAARLGLGPVDIRPVDHRDGSARAAVRRWRAEGITGVAAYNDDSAAAVVGAAVRAGVSVPDELAVIGHDDTPLAALFVPSISTVRIDVVGLGRHFAAFALHEADGRPLPARDTGTDTVVVARESTARPQRSHAPATAV; this is encoded by the coding sequence GTGGGTGCGACGGGACGGAAGCGGGTCACGGCGGCGGACGTGGCCCGGTCTCTGGGGCTCTCGCGGGCGACCGTGGGCTTCGTGCTGAACGACACCCCCGGGCAGACGATCCCCGAGAGCACCCGCGGCCGCGTGCTCGCCGAGGCGGCACGCATGGGGTACCGCCCGCACCGCGCGGCGCAGACGCTGCGACGGGGCAGCAGCAAGGTGATCCTGTTCGTGCTGCCGGACTGGGCGGGCGGTCTCACCCTGCGGCAGCACCTCGACGAGGCCGCGCTCGCGCTGGACGAGGCGGGCTATTCCCTGGTCACCTGCGCGCGGTACGCGGCGGGCCGGGCGCGTCCCCTGTGGGAACTCCTCACCCCGGACGTCGTCCTCGGCTTCAGCCCCTTCGACGCCGACGAACTGGCCTCGATGCGCGCCTGCGGGGTCACCAGGATCGTCCCCGCCCCCGAGCACCCGACGACGCTGGACGACTGGCCGGCGCTCACGGCGGGAACAGCCCTGCAGATCGAGCACCTGCACGAACAGGGACACCGCCGGATCGCCTTCGCCGCCCCCGCCGACGCCCACACATCGCTGCTCGACCACCGCGTGCACACAGCCCGGCGGACCGCCGCCCGGCTCGGCCTCGGTCCGGTCGACATCCGCCCGGTGGACCACCGGGACGGCTCCGCCCGCGCGGCGGTCCGCCGTTGGCGCGCCGAGGGCATCACCGGTGTCGCCGCCTACAACGACGACAGCGCGGCGGCCGTGGTGGGCGCGGCGGTCCGGGCGGGTGTGTCCGTCCCCGACGAACTCGCGGTAATCGGCCACGACGACACTCCCCTGGCCGCCCTGTTCGTCCCCTCGATCTCCACCGTACGGATCGACGTCGTCGGCCTCGGCCGCCACTTCGCCGCCTTCGCCCTCCACGAGGCCGACGGCCGTCCGCTTCCCGCACGGGACACCGGGACCGACACGGTGGTGGTCGCCCGCGAGTCGACCGCCCGTCCTCAGCGGTCGCACGCGCCGGCCACCGCCGTGTAA